One part of the Anopheles coustani chromosome 2, idAnoCousDA_361_x.2, whole genome shotgun sequence genome encodes these proteins:
- the LOC131262804 gene encoding ATP synthase membrane subunit K, mitochondrial-like, producing the protein MAGGGDESKLTGLSRYFNGETMRGRANVAKATYASIGLLILYFSLKPSKK; encoded by the exons ATGGCTGGTGGAGGTGATGAAAGCAAATTGACCGGACTTTCCCGTTATTTCAACGGCGAAACCATGCGAGGCCGCGCTAAT GTAGCCAAAGCTACCTACGCATCCATCGGTCTTCTGATTCTGTATTTCTCACTCAAACCCAGCAAGAAGTAG
- the LOC131262803 gene encoding high mobility group protein 20A, with translation MDKENLEKPEKEQSVVAESNTDVALASEDKKNEEVPENSSGTVASGSGAKPKQSPIKKVTKKRKRQKMPKDVNAPKHPLTGYVRYMNEIRESVRQKNPNLTPIEVTKILAEEWSKLSEEKKKPYLEAAEADKERYNKEISEYKLSNEAKAHAKPNDTAASKPNLAPKTPTPTVPYLNGKVEQKVIRRGDYDIPIFTEDFLDHNKVVDSELRTLRKSNIDYEQQNSVLEKHVENMENGVLKLESETKNLDERNAVLEKYLLKLRTTLANSLQALPLGSECPGATTENIDQYLADLHQMADSSTQGHTLNKAKDIIRKLDLHNLTL, from the exons ATGGATaaagaaaatttggaaaagccGGAGAAGGAACAATCCGTGGTGGCCGAATCCAACACCGACGTAGCACTTGCTTCAGAAGATAAGAAGAATGAGGAAGTGCCAGAAAATAGCAGCGGGACAGTGGCTAGCGGAAGTGGAGCAAAACCTAAACAATCACCCATTAAAAAGGTAACCAAGAAACGAAAGCGGCAGAAAATGCCTAAAGATGTGAATGCGCCAAAACATCCTTTGACTG GCTACGTCCGCTACATGAACGAGATCAGAGAGTCGGTGCGGCAGAAGAACCCAAACTTGACGCCAATCGAAGTTACAAAAATACTGGCGGAAGAGTGGTCGAAGCTTtcggaggagaagaaaaagccCTACTTGGAAGCGGCCGAAGCGGATAAGGAGCGATACAACAAGGAAATTTCTGAATATAAATTAAGCAATGAAGCTAAAGCGCATGCTAAACCGAATGACACAGCGGCTAGTAAGCCTAACTTGGCTCCAAAGACACCCACTCCTACGGTACCCTATCTGAATGGGAAGGTAGAGCAAAAGGTAATTCGACGAGGAGATTATGATATTCCCATCTTCACAGAGGATTTCCTGGACCATAACAAAGTGGTCGACTCAGAATTACGTACACTGCGAAAGTCAAATATAGACTACGAGCAGCAAAATTCAGTTCTAGAAAAGCACGtagaaaacatggaaaatggAGTACTCAAGTTGGAGAGTGAGACGAAAAATCTAGACGAGCGGAATGCGGTCTTAGAAAAGTATCTTTTGAAATTGAGAACTACTTTAGCCAACTCCTTGCAGGCATTACCTTTAGGTAGCGAGTGTCCAGGAGCAACGACAGAAAATATTGATCAGTATTTGGCGGATTTGCATCAAATGGCGGACTCCAGCACGCAAGGACATACATTGAACAAGGCAAAAGACATCATTCGTAAACTAGATCTCCACAACCTTACACTTTAA
- the LOC131262882 gene encoding stAR-related lipid transfer protein 7, mitochondrial isoform X1: protein MAMKLFPNSSPALRNFNKYLRKNVKDQSASILRLWATQCEFLFAQQLRRSQQIFAHYAKIWEERALRELLRRVRGQVQRHAKGFIVSSAALLSFDWERERIELDSVQEHLDDFQFLERLQTETIFCKQCAKRRLFDSRVDGISYCSCPRNVTEMLSVEQNAYTAWEPYIEQERMITWRQEIKPGLYAYKVYVEYPDVTAEDFLHVQIDVEYRKKWDNTAVNLEVIDEDSVKGSNSHVIYWEALWPKLFANRDYVYNRRFFVDRNRRVIMIVNKSVEHPKCPTKAHTQRVHEYWSYMVIKPTTSFNKPGVSFVLTYFDNPGLSIPKYITTWVAKKQMPDFLQQLHQATVNYAKAKKQNETRIIQFWDKHKDPGFEYPPDTLLGYSAEDFTEAQKQEEESSLQQANNNPSVGSTNAALEAGGAKSKLSQQLFIDTKSKPSETTTEPNDCTPEECTPKKKSSWLSYLYSYIYFV, encoded by the exons ATGGCAATGAAACTATTCCCGAACAGTTCACCGGCGCTGCggaatttcaataaatatctTCGGAAGAATGTGAAAGACCAGTCCGCCAGTATACTTCGCCTCTGGGCAACACAGTGTGAATTCCTGTTTGCACAGCAACTACGGCGAAGCCAGCAGATATTTGCTCACTACGCTAAAATTTGGGAGGAACGGGCGCTCCGTGAATTGCTGAGGCGAGTCCGTGGTCAG GTGCAGCGACACGCCAAGGGATTCATTGTTTCATCGGCCGCACTGCTTTCATTCGATTGGGAGCGTGAAAGGATCGAGCTGGATTCGGTGCAGGAACATTTGGACGATTTTCAGTTTCTCGAGCGTCTGCAGACGGAAACGATATTCTGCAAGCAATGTGCAAAGCGGAGGCTTTTCGATAGCAGAGTGGATGGAATAAGCTATTGCAGCTGTCCGAGAAACGTAACGGAAATGCTGTCCGTCGAGCAGAATGCCTACACTGCCTGGGAGCCGTACATTGAGCAGGAACGCATGATAACCTGGCGCCAGGAAATAAAGCCCGGACTTTATGCTTACAAAG TGTATGTCGAGTATCCCGACGTGACGGCCGAAGATTTTCTCCACGTTCAGATCGATGTagaatatcgaaaaaagtgggACAATACGGCAGTCAACCTGGAAGTCATCGATGAGGATTCTGTCAAGGGATCAAACAGCCACGTTATCTACTGGGAAGCTTTATGGCCG AAGTTATTTGCCAACCGCGACTACGTCTACAATAGACGCTTCTTCGTTGATCGCAACCGTCGAGTTATAATGATCGTCAACAAGAGCGTGGAACATCCAAAGTGTCCTACGAAAGCGCATACCCAGCGTGTGCACGAGTACTGGAGCTACATGGTTATCAAACCTACTACCAGCTTCAACAAACCTGGCGTTTCCTTCGTTCTGACGTACTTTGACAATCCTGGCCTATCGATACCGAAGTACATTACCACCTGGGTGGCCAAGAAGCAAATGCCCGACTTCTTGCAGCAACTACACCAGGCGACGGTGAATTATGCGAAAGCTAAAAAGCAGAACGAAACTCGCATTATTCAGTTTTGGGACAAACACAAGGATCCTGGGTTTGAGTATCCGCCCGACACGCTACTCGGATATAGTGCCGAGGATTTCACGGAGGCACAAAAGCAAGAGGAAGAATCTAGTCTACAGCAAG CCAACAATAATCCTTCGGTTGGATCAACGAATGCAGCTCTCGAAGCAGGAGGAGCAAAGTCCAAATTAAGTCAGCAACTGTTTATCGATACGAAAAGCAAACCAAGCGAGACAACAACGGAACCAAACGACTGTACACCGGAAGAATGTACGCCGAAAAAGAAATCATCTTGGTTGAGCTACCTGTATTCCTACATCTATTTCGTCTGA
- the LOC131262882 gene encoding stAR-related lipid transfer protein 7, mitochondrial isoform X2, which translates to MAMKLFPNSSPALRNFNKYLRKNVKDQSASILRLWATQCEFLFAQQLRRSQQIFAHYAKIWEERALRELLRRVRGQVQRHAKGFIVSSAALLSFDWERERIELDSVQEHLDDFQFLERLQTETIFCKQCAKRRLFDSRVDGISYCSCPRNVTEMLSVEQNAYTAWEPYIEQERMITWRQEIKPGLYAYKVYVEYPDVTAEDFLHVQIDVEYRKKWDNTAVNLEVIDEDSVKGSNSHVIYWEALWPKLFANRDYVYNRRFFVDRNRRVIMIVNKSVEHPKCPTKAHTQRVHEYWSYMVIKPTTSFNKPGVSFVLTYFDNPGLSIPKYITTWVAKKQMPDFLQQLHQATVNYAKAKKQNETRIIQFWDKHKDPGFEYPPDTLLGYSAEDFTEAQKQEEESSLQQVVEKKLKFWRYVLFKIK; encoded by the exons ATGGCAATGAAACTATTCCCGAACAGTTCACCGGCGCTGCggaatttcaataaatatctTCGGAAGAATGTGAAAGACCAGTCCGCCAGTATACTTCGCCTCTGGGCAACACAGTGTGAATTCCTGTTTGCACAGCAACTACGGCGAAGCCAGCAGATATTTGCTCACTACGCTAAAATTTGGGAGGAACGGGCGCTCCGTGAATTGCTGAGGCGAGTCCGTGGTCAG GTGCAGCGACACGCCAAGGGATTCATTGTTTCATCGGCCGCACTGCTTTCATTCGATTGGGAGCGTGAAAGGATCGAGCTGGATTCGGTGCAGGAACATTTGGACGATTTTCAGTTTCTCGAGCGTCTGCAGACGGAAACGATATTCTGCAAGCAATGTGCAAAGCGGAGGCTTTTCGATAGCAGAGTGGATGGAATAAGCTATTGCAGCTGTCCGAGAAACGTAACGGAAATGCTGTCCGTCGAGCAGAATGCCTACACTGCCTGGGAGCCGTACATTGAGCAGGAACGCATGATAACCTGGCGCCAGGAAATAAAGCCCGGACTTTATGCTTACAAAG TGTATGTCGAGTATCCCGACGTGACGGCCGAAGATTTTCTCCACGTTCAGATCGATGTagaatatcgaaaaaagtgggACAATACGGCAGTCAACCTGGAAGTCATCGATGAGGATTCTGTCAAGGGATCAAACAGCCACGTTATCTACTGGGAAGCTTTATGGCCG AAGTTATTTGCCAACCGCGACTACGTCTACAATAGACGCTTCTTCGTTGATCGCAACCGTCGAGTTATAATGATCGTCAACAAGAGCGTGGAACATCCAAAGTGTCCTACGAAAGCGCATACCCAGCGTGTGCACGAGTACTGGAGCTACATGGTTATCAAACCTACTACCAGCTTCAACAAACCTGGCGTTTCCTTCGTTCTGACGTACTTTGACAATCCTGGCCTATCGATACCGAAGTACATTACCACCTGGGTGGCCAAGAAGCAAATGCCCGACTTCTTGCAGCAACTACACCAGGCGACGGTGAATTATGCGAAAGCTAAAAAGCAGAACGAAACTCGCATTATTCAGTTTTGGGACAAACACAAGGATCCTGGGTTTGAGTATCCGCCCGACACGCTACTCGGATATAGTGCCGAGGATTTCACGGAGGCACAAAAGCAAGAGGAAGAATCTAGTCTACAGCAAG tggtggaaaagaaactgaAGTTTTGGCGCTATGTGCTGTTTAAAATCAagtaa
- the LOC131267705 gene encoding ornithine aminotransferase, mitochondrial isoform X1 encodes MFRQVVRSEMLMKQLDKVLMPLFSTQSAATFHQSVPLRSNDQQLLVRRSNEFAKMNDLPQNGFGHAAPQVKAEPQSQAVFDREDKFGAHNYHPLPVALARGEGVYVWDVEGKRYYDFLSAYSAVNQGHCHPKIVKALVDQAQVLTLTSRAFYSNVLGEYEEYITGLFGYDKVLPMNTGVEGGETACKLARKWGYKVKKIQENKAKIIFAEGNFWGRTLAAVSSSNDPSSYGGFGPFMPGFELVPYNDTVALEKALQDPNVCAFMVEPIQGEAGVVVPDEGYLSAVRDLCTKYNVLFIADEVQTGLARSGRMLAVDHENARPDILILGKALSGGVYPVSAVLANDPVMLCIQPGEHGSTYGGNPLGCKVAMAALQVLVDEKLAENAEKMGQLLRSSLRELPKDVVSIVRGKGLLNAIVINPNFDAWDVCVRLKENGLIAKPTHGDIIRFAPPLTINEEQLKECLHIIKSTVMSFVKH; translated from the exons ATGTTCCGCCAGGTGGTTCGATCTGAAATGCTCATGAAGCAGTTGGATAAAGTGTTGATGCCACTGTTCTCCACGCAAAGCGCTGCCACTTTCCATCAAAGTGTTCCCTTGCGATCGAATGATCAGCAACTGCTCGTGCGCCGCAGCAATGAATTTG cGAAAATGAACGATTTGCCACAGAACGGGTTCGGACATGCAGCTCCACAGGTTAAAGCGGAACCCCAATCGCAGGCCGTGTTCGATCGTGAGGACAAATTTGGAGCACACAACTACCACCCACTTCCGGTGGCGCTGGCACGAGGCGAAGGAGTTTACGTGTGGGACGTCGAAGGCAAGCGGTACTACGATTTTCTCAGTGCTTACTCGGCCGTTAACCAGGGCCACTGCCATCCGAAAATTGTCAAGGCATTGGTCGACCAGGCGCAGGTGTTGACACTTACCTCCAG GGCTTTCTACTCCAATGTTCTTGGTGAGTACGAGGAGTACATTACCGGTCTGTTCGGGTACGATAAAGTTCTTCCGATGAACACGGGTGTCGAGGGTGGCGAAACGGCCTGTAAGCTGGCTCGCAAATGGGGCTACAAGGTGAAGAAGATCCAGGAAAACAAGGCAAAGATCATCTTCGCCGAGGGCAACTTCTGGGGCCGCACGCTGGCTGCCGTCTCGTCGTCGAACGATCCGTCCAGCTACGGTGGCTTCGGCCCGTTCATGCCCGGATTCGAACTTGTCCCATACAACGACACGGTCGCACTGGAGAAAGCGCTGCAGGATCCGAATGTGTGTGCGTTCATGGTGGAACCGATCCAGGGTGAGGCCGGTGTGGTCGTTCCGGACGAGGGTTACCTGAGCGCGGTGCGTGACCTCTGCACCAAGTACAACGTGCTTTTCATCGCGGACGAAGTGCAGACGGGGCTGGCCCGCAGCGGGCGCATGCTCGCCGTTGACCACGAGAACGCTCGACCGGATATTCTGATCCTCGGCAAGGCCCTCTCGGGTGGTGTGTATCCCGTCTCGGCCGTACTGGCAAACGATCCGGTAATGCTGTGCATTCAACCCGGCGAGCATGGCTCTACGTACGGAGGAAATCCGTTGGGCTGCAAGGTGGCCATGGCGGCACTACAGGTTCTCGTAGATGAAAAACTGGCCGAGAACGCGGAGAAAATGGGTCAGCTGCTGAGAAGTTCTCTACGCGAGTTGCCAAAGGACGTCGTGTCGATCGTACGCGGCAAAGGACTGCTCAATGCCATCGTTATCAATCCGAACTTTGACGCCTGGGATGTTTGCGTTCGGTTGAAGGAGAATGGGCTCATTGCGAAACCGACTCACGGAGATATCATACGCTTCGCACCACCCTTAACGATCAATGAGGAGCAGCTCAAGGAATGCCTGCATATCATCAAGTCGACTGTCATGTCCTTCGTGAAGCATTAA
- the LOC131267705 gene encoding ornithine aminotransferase, mitochondrial isoform X2 — translation MNDLPQNGFGHAAPQVKAEPQSQAVFDREDKFGAHNYHPLPVALARGEGVYVWDVEGKRYYDFLSAYSAVNQGHCHPKIVKALVDQAQVLTLTSRAFYSNVLGEYEEYITGLFGYDKVLPMNTGVEGGETACKLARKWGYKVKKIQENKAKIIFAEGNFWGRTLAAVSSSNDPSSYGGFGPFMPGFELVPYNDTVALEKALQDPNVCAFMVEPIQGEAGVVVPDEGYLSAVRDLCTKYNVLFIADEVQTGLARSGRMLAVDHENARPDILILGKALSGGVYPVSAVLANDPVMLCIQPGEHGSTYGGNPLGCKVAMAALQVLVDEKLAENAEKMGQLLRSSLRELPKDVVSIVRGKGLLNAIVINPNFDAWDVCVRLKENGLIAKPTHGDIIRFAPPLTINEEQLKECLHIIKSTVMSFVKH, via the exons ATGAACGATTTGCCACAGAACGGGTTCGGACATGCAGCTCCACAGGTTAAAGCGGAACCCCAATCGCAGGCCGTGTTCGATCGTGAGGACAAATTTGGAGCACACAACTACCACCCACTTCCGGTGGCGCTGGCACGAGGCGAAGGAGTTTACGTGTGGGACGTCGAAGGCAAGCGGTACTACGATTTTCTCAGTGCTTACTCGGCCGTTAACCAGGGCCACTGCCATCCGAAAATTGTCAAGGCATTGGTCGACCAGGCGCAGGTGTTGACACTTACCTCCAG GGCTTTCTACTCCAATGTTCTTGGTGAGTACGAGGAGTACATTACCGGTCTGTTCGGGTACGATAAAGTTCTTCCGATGAACACGGGTGTCGAGGGTGGCGAAACGGCCTGTAAGCTGGCTCGCAAATGGGGCTACAAGGTGAAGAAGATCCAGGAAAACAAGGCAAAGATCATCTTCGCCGAGGGCAACTTCTGGGGCCGCACGCTGGCTGCCGTCTCGTCGTCGAACGATCCGTCCAGCTACGGTGGCTTCGGCCCGTTCATGCCCGGATTCGAACTTGTCCCATACAACGACACGGTCGCACTGGAGAAAGCGCTGCAGGATCCGAATGTGTGTGCGTTCATGGTGGAACCGATCCAGGGTGAGGCCGGTGTGGTCGTTCCGGACGAGGGTTACCTGAGCGCGGTGCGTGACCTCTGCACCAAGTACAACGTGCTTTTCATCGCGGACGAAGTGCAGACGGGGCTGGCCCGCAGCGGGCGCATGCTCGCCGTTGACCACGAGAACGCTCGACCGGATATTCTGATCCTCGGCAAGGCCCTCTCGGGTGGTGTGTATCCCGTCTCGGCCGTACTGGCAAACGATCCGGTAATGCTGTGCATTCAACCCGGCGAGCATGGCTCTACGTACGGAGGAAATCCGTTGGGCTGCAAGGTGGCCATGGCGGCACTACAGGTTCTCGTAGATGAAAAACTGGCCGAGAACGCGGAGAAAATGGGTCAGCTGCTGAGAAGTTCTCTACGCGAGTTGCCAAAGGACGTCGTGTCGATCGTACGCGGCAAAGGACTGCTCAATGCCATCGTTATCAATCCGAACTTTGACGCCTGGGATGTTTGCGTTCGGTTGAAGGAGAATGGGCTCATTGCGAAACCGACTCACGGAGATATCATACGCTTCGCACCACCCTTAACGATCAATGAGGAGCAGCTCAAGGAATGCCTGCATATCATCAAGTCGACTGTCATGTCCTTCGTGAAGCATTAA